One window of Ziziphus jujuba cultivar Dongzao chromosome 5, ASM3175591v1 genomic DNA carries:
- the LOC112491970 gene encoding 3-ketoacyl-CoA synthase 11, which yields MSESDPNKTCISPSSSSSWSLSTRKLPDFKQSVKLKYVKLGYHYLVTHGMYLFLSPMVVLVAAQISTFSLQDFHGLWNNLEFNLISVILFSTLSVFLSTFYFLTRPRPVYLVDFSCYKPEDAWKCTRQMFVDRSRITRMFTDENLEFQRKILEKSGIGESTYLPEAILRVSSNPCMAEARKEAEMVMFGAIDKLFEKTSVNPKDIGILIVNCSLFNPTPSLSAMVINHYKLRGNIVSYNLGGMGCSAGLISADLAKDLLQVYPNSYALVISMENITLNWYFGNNRSMLVSNCLFRMGGAAVLLSNKSSDRNRSKYRLVHTVRTHKGSDDKCFRCVTQQEDEAGKIGVSLSKDLMAVAGDALKTNITTLGPLVLPMSEQLLFLATLIGRKLFKMKVKPYIPDFKLAFEHFCIHAGGRAVLDELEKNLQLSGWHMEPSRMTLYRFGNTSSSSLWYELAYTEAKGRMKKGDRIWQIAFGSGFKCNSAVWKALRTVNPEKEKNPWMDEIHQFPVNVPKVSAISP from the coding sequence ATGTCTGAATCCGACCCAAATAAAACTTGCATATCTCCATCCTCATCATCATCGTGGTCATTGTCAACAAGAAAGCTTCCTGATTTTAAACAATCTGTGAAGCTGAAATATGTAAAGCTTGGGTACCATTACCTTGTCACCCATGGAATGTATCTTTTCCTATCACCTATGGTTGTTCTTGTGGCTGCACAGATATCTACATTCTCACTTCAAGATTTCCATGGCCTTTGGAACAATCTGGAATTCAATCTCATATCCGTTATCCTTTTCTCTACGCTTTCCGTCTTCTTGTCGACCTTTTACTTCCTTACTCGACCCCGTCCTGTTTACCTCGTCGATTTCTCTTGTTATAAGCCTGAAGATGCTTGGAAATGCACGAGGCAGATGTTCGTGGATAGGTCCCGTATAACAAGGATGTTCACTGATGAAAACCTCGAGTTCCAAAGGAAAATTCTTGAGAAATCAGGAATTGGGGAATCCACTTATCTACCAGAAGCCATTTTAAGAGTCTCTTCTAATCCATGTATGGCAGAGGCTAGGAAAGAAGCTGAGATGGTAATGTTTGGTGCAATTGACAAGCTGTTTGAAAAAACGTCAGTGAATCCAAAAGACATTGggattttgattgtaaattgtAGCTTGTTTAATCCAACTCCATCTTTGTCTGCTATGGTAATCAATCATTACAAGCTTAGGGGAAATATTGTGAGCTATAATTTAGGTGGAATGGGATGTAGTGCTGGTTTAATCTCTGCTGATCTTGCCAAAGATCTTCTTCAAGTCTACCCAAATTCATATGCATTGGTAATTAGCATGGAAAATATCACGTTGAATTGGTACTTTGGGAATAATAGATCAATGCTTGTTTCAAATTGCTTGTTTAGGATGGGAGGGGCTGCAGTTTTGCTGTCTAACAAATCGTCTGACAGAAACCGATCCAAGTACCGATTAGTCCATACTGTTCGAACTCACAAAGGCAGCGATGACAAGTGCTTCCGTTGTGTAACACAGCAAGAGGATGAAGCAGGGAAGATTGGAGTGTCTCTGTCAAAGGATCTTATGGCAGTAGCTGGGGATGCATTGAAGACCAACATCACGACTCTCGGTCCTCTTGTCTTGCCAATGTCCGAACAATTACTCTTTCTTGCGACATTGATTGGCAGGAAACTATTTAAGATGAAGGTGAAGCCTTACATCCCAGATTTCAAATTGGCTTTTGAGCATTTCTGTATTCATGCTGGAGGAAGAGCTGTGTTGGATGAATTGGAGAAGAATTTGCAGCTTTCTGGCTGGCATATGGAACCTTCAAGGATGACACTCTACAGGTTTGGCAACACTTCTAGCAGCTCCCTCTGGTATGAATTGGCTTATACAGAAGCCAAAGGGAGAATGAAGAAGGGAGACAGAATATGGCAGATTGCATTTGGTTCCGGGTTCAAGTGTAATAGCGCAGTTTGGAAGGCTCTAAGGACCGTAAATCCCGAGAAGGAGAAGAATCCATGGATGGATGAGATTCACCAGTTCCCAGTAAATGTTCCCAAGGTTTCGGCCATCTCACCTTAA